The genomic stretch AACATCGGCTTCCGCATCGAGCCGAAGGACCGCACCGGGTTCGCGCACCTGTTCGAGCACATGATGTTCCAGGGCTCGACGAACCTCGGGAAGATGGAGTTCATCCGCCTCATCCAGAAGAACGGCGGCGTGCTCAACGGCTCCACCCGCTTCGACTTCACCAACTACTTCGAGGTCGTCCCCTCCAACACGCTGGAGCCCATCCTCTGGGCCGAGGCCGACCGCATGCGCGGGCTCGACGTGACGGAGGAGAACCTGAAGAACCAGCAGGGCGTGGTGATGAACGAGGTGAAGGTCAACGTCCTCAACCAGCCCTATGGCGGCTTCCCGTGGCTGGACATGCCGCAGGTGGCGAACAGCAACTGGTACAACGCCCACAACTTCTACGGCGACTTGAAGGACCTGGAGGCCGCCTCGCTGGAGGACGTGCGCGCCTTCTTCAAGACGTACTACGCGCCCAGCAACGCCGCGCTGGTCATCGTCGGTGACTTCGAGCCGGAGCAGGTGAAGGGCTGGATTCAAAAGTACTTCGGGCCGCTGCCCAGCGTGGCGCAGCCGTCGAAGCCGGACATCTCCGAGCCCCGCCAGACGAAGGAGAAGCGCCACGACAAGCAGGACAAGCTGGCCCAGCGTCCGGCGCTCGCGGTGGGCTACCACATGCCCGACGTGGGGACGCCCGAGTACTTCGCCATGGCGCTGGTCGACGAGGTCCTCCTGCGCGGCAACGACAGCGCGCTCTACCAGCAGCTCGTGCAGAAGAAGGGCCTGACGGGTGAGGTCTCCGGCGGGGTGAACCAGCTGGGCAACCACTGGAACTACAACGGCCCCATGCAGTGGACCGCGTACCTGTTCCATGACGCGGACACGACGACGGAGACCCTCCTCGCGGAGATCGACGGCGTGGTGGCGCAGCTGCAGAGCCAGCCCATCGACGCGGCGACGCTGGAGCGGGCGCGGGTGAAGGCGCGCTCGCGGCTGTACGGGCAGTTGGAGGGCTTCCTCGGCTTCGGCCGCGCGGACCTGCTGGCGTCCTTCGCGCTCTTCTTCGATGACCCGGCGCGCATCAACCGGCTGGAGTCGGAGCTGATGAAGGTGACGCCGGAGCTCATCCAGAAGACGGCGAAGGAGTATCTGCGCCGTGAGAACCGCACCGTGTTGACGGTGACGCCCGCCGCGGCGACCGCCACCAAGACGCAGGCCCCCTGAGGACACGCCCCCATGACCACGCACTCAATTCGCACCCGCCTTGTCGCGCCCGCGCTGATGGTGCTCGGGATGCTGTCCGCGCCTGCCTTCGCGGCCGCTCCCGTCCCGGCGCCCACCAAGGAAGCGCCTCCGGCCGCCGCCGCGCCCAAGCCCTTCAAGGTCCCCGTCCGCACGGAGTTCAAGCTCGACAACGGGCTGGAAGTCTCGCTGCTGCCCTACGGCGACATGCCGAAGGTCGCCATCCAGCTGGCCATCGACACCGGCAACATCCACGAGAAGGCCACGGAGACGTGGCTGGCGGACCTGACCGGCAAGCTGCTGTCGGAGGGCACCACCACCCGCTCCGCGGAGCAGATTGCCCAGGCGGCCGCGCAGCTGGGTGGTTCGCTCAACATCGGCACCACGATGGACCAGACCTTCGTCGGCCTGGAGGTCCTCTCCGAGTCGGCGCCGGACGCCGTGGCCCTCATCGCGGACGTCATCCAGAACCCGGCCTTCCCGCCGGCGGAGGTCGAGCGCGTCAAGGGAGACCTCGTGCGGGAGATGGCCATCTACAAGAGCCGGCCGGGCACGCTCGCCGACGAGCGGCTGCTCCAGTCGCTCTATGGTGACCACCCGTATGGCCGCTACTTCCCGCCGGAGGCGCAGCTCAAGGGCTACACGCCGGAGGCCGTCCGCGCGCACTACGACGCCAACATCGGCGCGGCCCGGGCGCGGCTGTACGTCGTCGGCCGGTTCGAGTCGGCGTCGGTGGAGAAGGCCATCCGGGCCGCGTTCACCGGCTGGAAGGCCGGCCCGGCGCGGCTCCAGAACGTGCCCAAGCAGAAGGTGGCGAAGGCGGTCCAGTTCATCGACCGCCCCGGCTCGGTGCAGTCCACGGTGCGCGTGGCGGTGAAGGGCCTGCCGCCCTCCAGCCCGGACTACGTCAAACAGACGGTGCTGAACACGTTGCTCGGCGGCTACTTCAGCTCGCGCATCACCGCGAACATCCGCGAGGCGAAGGGCTACACGTATTCGCCCTACAGCGACGTGTCCACGCACCTGGAGGACGCCTACTGGGTGCAGAACGCGGACGTGACGACGGCCGTCACGGGCGAGTCGCTGAAGGAAATCCTCAAGGAGGTGGCCACCCTGCGCAAGACGCCGCCGCCCGCCGACGAGCTGAGCGCAGTCCAGAGCTACCTGGCGGGCTCCTTCCTGCTCCAGAACTCGTCGCGCGGCGGCATCATCAACCAGCTCCGCTTCGTGGACCTGCACGGCCTGCCGGATTCGTATCTGCAGAACTACGTGCAGTCGGTGATGGCCGTCACGCCGGAGCAGGTGCAGCAATTGGCCGCGAAGATGCTGGCGCGTGAGGCGATGACCTTCATCGTCGTGGGCGACCAGAAGGTGGTGGCGCCGCAGCTGAAGGTCGTGTCCCCCGCGCTGAAGTAAGTCCCGGGAGGGCGGGGGCCACACCTGGGCCTCCGCCTTCTTCCCCTGTTGTCCCTACCCGGGGCGGGCCGTGACGCCGTCCGGGTAGAGTGACTCGGGGGCGAGCTGGCACGTGTGCCGGACGTAGTGCTCGAACCAGTCCAGAAACGTCGTGAAGGTGGCGCCGTGGGCCGTCTGCCGTTCGGCCCAGACGAACTGCCTCGAGTCCTGGAACTGGGCCCACGTCAGGTCGCCCATGTGGTTGAGGACGATGGCGGGCGCCGTCAACGCACCTCCGCTCGCCGCGACACACCACTGCGCATCCCGGGGCAGCACGTCACAGGCCGCGAGCGCGTAGAGGTGCGTGGTGGACAGGAGGCGGTTGCCCTGCGCCACGTCCGCGGGAATGCGGACCCAGCGCGTCTCTTCCAGCACCTCGTCCGGTGAGTACACCCGGAAGTTGGCGGGCAGGGGCGTCCAGGCGCCGCCATCATCCCAGTCGCGGAACTCGACGCGCGCGAAGGCGCAGCGCCGCCAGAATTCGCGGAGCCCCGCGGGCAGCATGGGCCTTCCGTTGGACGACGGGATGCCGAGCAGCTCCGGCACCAGGTCGATGTCTTCGTCCGGTACGGGAGGGCCCAGGACGAGCCTTCCGCCAAACCCCTTCGCCCAGGCTTCCACGCTCTCCAGCAACTCCCGGTAACGCGATTGCAGCGCTTGCTCGTGCATGGGCCGCAGCCTAGGTCTGGAGCATTGAGAGTCCAGGTGCACCGTGCCTTGATGCGCGGCCATGTCCCTGCTCGATGATTTGCTCAAGAAAGGCTCGCTCCACACGCCCTGTGGCACCATGGCGAAGCGGGCCGCGCTCAAGGCGAAGCTGACGAACTCCGGTGCCACGGAGGTGGTGTCCGGAGACCTGAAGCTCTCCGAGGGTGATGACCGCGTCCTGGAAGCGTCACGCGTCGTGGTGAAGGGGAACCTCGTCCTGGAGGACCAGTCCCGGCTGCTCGTCGCGGGTGACCTGGAGGTGGAGGGCAGCATCATCCACGAGGGCTTCGACTATGCGCTGCTCTTCACGGGCGGCGCGCTCTCCGCGAAGAACCTGCTCTTCCACGGCGAGCTGGTGTCGCTGGGCCCCATCACCGTGCAGGAGGTGGCGTGGACCTACTACAACGACTACTCGACCTACGCGGATGCCCTGAAGGCGAGAATCGTCGTGGCGGATGACCGCTTCGATGCCGTGGATGACGTGCGGGCGGACCACCGCCTGGACGGACACAGCAGTGTCATCGGTCCGGAGCTGGCGAAGCTGCTGCGCGCGGACGTGGTGAGCCAGGACGGAAGCTGGTCCTACGAAGATGTCGCGAAGCGGCTTCTTCGCAAGCGGCCGCTGCTGCGTTGAGCGCCATGGACTGCGCGTGGCAACGCACTACCGTGCGCGCACCAGGGCTCGTCCTGGTCCGTGGTTGGAGTTCGCATGGCGAAGACGTCGAGTGAGAGCTCGGTGTCGTCGCCTACAACCACGACGAGACCTTCGGGCTTCCTCGGTTGCTGGGCACGAATCACGCCAAGCACTTCCGGGACTTCTCGACGCACATCGTCACCGTCATCGACGATTTCAGATGCGCTCGTGAGCGCCCCTTCGTGAAGGGGGCGCCCTTGGACTCCGCGTCGCCGTGACTCAGAGGCAGTTGCCCAGGCCTTCGTAGAGGGTGGTCTGGGTGCGCGGCAGCGTGGCGTAGAGCGGCGACGTGCCCGCGAGCGCCGTCAGGAACTGCTGAATCGTGGTGCGCGGGGCGACAGGCACCTGGCAGGCCCAGGTCCGCGCATCCACCGTCACCGCGCCCGTCGCCGGGTCGACTTCCTCGTTGCTGGCGGCGAACACCCAGACGCACTGGCCAATCCGGCCCGTCAGGGCATTCACGGAACAGCGGAAGCGCAGCGACTCGATGTTGCTGTATTCGCCCTCGCAGAACGTGTCGCCACAGATGTCATCGAAGTTCTGCTTCAGGGAGGCCCGGAGCTGGTACCACGCCTCGATGTCCGCCTCCGACGTCAGGTAGGCGGAGACGTCCACATACGAGTTGGCGACGGTGGTCCCGGACGCCAGGGCGGACATTGGTGCAAGGAAAGACAGACTCAGGGCGGCAATGGAAAACGGGGAGGAGAGGGTCATGCGGCCTGTTTAGCCCTTCCCCCACGTTCGCGAATCCACTCCCCATGGGCCGACACGGAGTTTTGACTGCAATCTGATAGGAATTCTCCATTCCTGGCACCCCGGCCGAAGCCCAGACTTTGTAGGCCTGGGCCTCGGCCGGGGGAGGGCCGCCTCAGTCCTTCTTCAGCTGGAGGAGCTCCCAGCCGCCGTCCGGATGGAGATTCATCGGGTTCGCGGTGCCGACGTAGAGCGCCTTCTTGTCGCTCACCAGCGTGCGAACGCCGTAATTCGTGTCATTGCCCAGGCCCCTCAGGGACTCCGCCACCGCGCTCTTGTTGCGGTTCCCGAAGCGGAAGAGGTCCGCCCCTGGCTTCGGCAGCGCGATGTTGAGCAGCCGGAGGTAGTCATGGTGGGCCCGGCGCGCGTCCTCGACGGAGCTGACGTCGGCGGCGAGCTCGGGCGGGGCCATGGGCGGCAGGGGGCCGTTGCCAATGGCCTCTTGCAGTCCCACGAGCGCCAGCTGGCTCCAGTCGAACGTGCCCAGGTACAAGTCATTGTTGTAGACGTTGAACGCCCAGGTGTAGGCGTTGAAGAAGTTCCCCAGGCCGGAGGAGCCCCAGCGCGGGTCGGGGTTCTTCAGGCGGTTGCGGTGGGCCGCGTCGAATTCGATGGTGTAGCCCTTCGCGTAGCGCGAATAGGTGGGCAAGTACTTCTCGCCGTAAATCACGCGCACCTTCTCGTCCTCGTTGCCCAGCTCGTCGCTCTGGAAGACGGACGTGGAGCGGTGGGTTCCCAGCGCGGTGTTCAGCAGCTCGAGCCAGCCGAGGCTGCCGTCGCCGTCCGCGTCCAGGTCCACCAGGCCCGCGGCATGCGCGCCCAGCGCCACCGACGTGGCCAGGAAGGGGACGTGCATCGTGCCCCAGTAGAGCCGGCCTTCAAATGACGCCACCGCGCCGCCGCCCGTGACGGCCGCGGCCAGCAGGTCCGGCTCGTAGTCGCGGATGTCCCAGACCTTGTCCCACTTGCGGGCGTCCCTGTCATTCAGCCCGTGGTGCTCCAGGCGGGGGCTGCGCCACACGCCGGCGAAGCGCGCCGTCTGCGGCGACCGGGCGCTGCCGGTGTTGAAGGTGGGCCACGTCGTCACGTAGATGCGGCCGGCGTGCTCCACCAGGTTGGCCACCTCCGCGTCCGTCTTGCCCACGACCTCGAAGTTGAAGAGGACCGCGGGGTTGCTGGACTTCCAGCCACGCCACCGGAGGACGGCGCCGCCCGGCGAGTTGCCCTGCACGTCGCTGTACGCCACGCCCGTGTAGAGCGCCCCGCGGACGTTCACCCACTCGCGGATGTTGTTGTACTGCGGGATGTTCTTCGCCCCGAGGAAGCCTCCCGTCTCCGAATCGAACGCGAACAGGTTGATGCCCGAGATGACGCTGGGACCCGCCAGGAAGACGACGCCGTTCTCCGCGCCCGCGGAGCGCAGGCCCAAGGTGGTGCGCCGCAGCAGCTCCGCCCAACCCGGAAGGCTTTCGTTGAGGGAGGTGAGCTCGTGGTTGCGGAGGTCGTAGCGCTGCAGGTTCGGCGGGCGGAAGTCACCCGTGCCGGATTGGCTGTCGCCGAACTCGCATACCCAGTAGGGGTTCTGCTCGGGCGTGGTGAAGCCGAGGAAGCCCTGCTGCACCAGGCACAGCGTGTTGGCCACCGTTCCGAAATACAGGGACTTGTCCGCCTTGGCCAACCCCCAGACGTAGGCCTGGTTGCGCTTGGGCTGCGTGCCCGGCTCGCAGGGCGGCTGGCTGATGGGGCCGCCAATGGAGGAGAAGCACTCGTCCACCTCCGCCTTCGCCAGCAGCTTCCGCTCCAACTCGGGACGGGTCCAGATACCCTTGTCACCGTTGATGATGAAGCGCTCGTAGGTCCAGAACTTCACCAGGCTCAGGGGGGACAGGCCGCCCGCGCCCGTCATGGGGTACATGTCCAGCTCCCACGCGGCGTCCTTCTCCATCGGAACCCTGGGCAGGTCCGCCCCCAGGGGCTCCGCCTGCGAGTCCGCACCTGCCTGCTCGAGCTCCATGTCCTCGGGCTGTGGCGCGGCGCCGCACCCCGTGACGACCCACATACCCACTGCGCCCGCCATTGCCTTCCACCCGCAACGCATCACTGTCTGCCCCCATGTGCCGCCATGGCCTGCCCTGGACCTCGTGATGCCCGCTGTAGGCAGTCACGCATCCATCGTGGGCGGCCATGAGCAATCGGAGTGCCGCTCCAAAGGTGTCGGTGGGAAGATTCGCGTCCCCGGCGTGGGGGCAGGCGAGCGCGGCGCTCGCGCCCCCGGGAACAGGTGTCATGGTGTCTGGTCAATGCCCGCGCGTGCCGGCAGTGGTCGTCGCTTCTCACCGGGGGCGTTTTGACACCCCAGGGAGGGCATTTCTCGTGGAGTCATGGGACGCGCTGCGTGCACAGCGCGGTCCCTTGCCTTCATCTGGTCATGGCAGGAAGGCGCCCTTCACCGCGTCGAGCAGCGGATTGGCGCCGGTCTGCGGATTGGTGCATCCCTGGTTGATGGTCCAGATGATGGTGCCTCCGTAGCCGTTGTCATGGGCGAAGGCGCCCTTGGCGGCAATGGCTTGCGGTGAGTCATACGAAATCCACCGCACCGTGCCGTCCTCCACGGGGACGTCGAAGGTGACGTAGCTGGCCTTCGCCGCTTCGTCCCAGTGGTAGACGCCCGTCGCCGACAGCTGGAGAATCTTGCTGTATGTGAAGGAATTGTCGCTGCCCACGTAGTCGGACCAGTCCGTGTACGGCTGATACGGGCCGGTGATGTTCCGCCACGCCATGCCATAGAACGGGATGCCCATGCCCAGCTTGCTCTTGGGGATGCCCGCGTTGGCCCAGGCGCTGAGGCTGGCGGACACAGACGTGGGGTGGTTGCCCGACTCTCCCGTGAGCGCGGAGGTGTACCAGGACAGCCAGCCGCCCCAGGGGCCCGTCATCTCGTAGGTCATCACGTTCATCTGGTCCAGGTGGGGGACCAGGTTGGTGAACCACGGGTCCGCATCCTCGGGGAAGTTGCTGTTGACCCATCCGATGGGCATGGTGAGCAGCATCTGCGGCCGGGCCGCGCGCAGCGCCTGTATCAGCGCGAGCAACGCCGGCTTGTCCACCTGTTCCACCGGCTCCCAGTTGAGGTCCAGGCCGTCATAGCCAAAGGTATCCACCGCGTTGAGCAGGTTCTGGACGAACCGGGCGCGGTTCGCGTTGGACGCCGCGCCCACCCAGCCGTCGTGCTCACCCGCGCCGCCCACCATGATGATGGCCTTGCGTCCGGCCGCGTGCGCCCGCGTGGACAGTGTCCGCGCGATGGCCGGGCCATTCGAGTTGTCGAACTGGGTGTTCACCGTCCCATCCGGATTGGGAGTGACGCGGCCGACGAGGATGTGCGTGAGCGCGGAGAAGTCCACCTTCTCCGGCGGGTACAGGTCCGAGTTCCAGCCGGTGTAGTAGCCCGACACCCACTTGCCGCTCGGCGGCGGCGCGCTCTGGACGGTGACGGTGGCCACCGCCGACTTCGTGGGGGCGGCCTGGCTCGTCGCCACCACGCGGTACGTCCCTGCGGTGGACGGGGCGGTGTACAGGCCCGCCTGGGTGATGGTGCCTCCTGCCGCGCCCTCTTGCACGGACCACGTCACCGCCGTGTTGGTGCTGCCCGTCACCGTGGCCGTGAAGGCCTGCGTCCCCCCGGCCGGAACCGTGGCGGAGGAGGGGTTGATGGCCACTCCCACCGGCGGAGGCGGCTCGGCCATGCGCACGCCCAGCTCGTCGAAGTAGAGCGTGGGCAGGCTCAATCCCTGGCCTTCCTGGAGCACCAGGCCCGTCAGTCGTGCCCCCTGCGGCGCCAGGACGGAGATGGGAACGGTGCACGTCGTCCAGGTATTGGCGCGGATACGGCCTCCGGTGCAGTAGGGCCCCAGCTCGGTACCGGGCGTGATGCCGCCGTTCACCACGGCCCGGGCCAGCACCACGGCGTTGTTGCCGGACGTCCCGCCATGCACGCTCAGGGTGAGCGTCATCCCCGCGTTCGAGGTGAGCGGCGATGTATTGAAATACAGCGCCTCTCTGGAGCGCATCGTCACGGAGATGGAGTAGCGCCCCGCCGCGACGGGGGAGGTGTTGGTGAGGGAGTGGGGGGCCCAGGAGTAGTCCTGCCACGGTGCTTCCATGGCGTCGCGGTAGATCCAATTCGTCGTGACGGAGACCCGCTCGGGGGGAACGCCTTCATCCCGGTCAACCACTGCCGCGGGAGGCCTTGCTTCCGCCTGGGCGGCCCAAGCCGCGCTGCCGCCAGAAGCCAGGACCATGGCCATCCATGAAACCCACCATACGACCAACCGGTTCATTCGCTTCTCCTGTCGAGGCCCGTTGGAATTCCTCGCTCACACACGGCGAGCCGTGCTACACGGCTCCGTTGCCTGGCTGAGATTGACGGGCCTCGGGCAACCTGGGTGAGGAGCCCTTCATGGCAAAGCCCTCCCCAAGGTCGCCTCAATGACTCTCAAGGCGACAGTTGAAATGTGTTTGTCTGGGGGATGTCTCGGACGCTGCATCCGAGCGCCAAGGGGCGCCTTCCGGGACCAGGGCGGCGGTGACATTCCCTCAGTCGGCCCGGCGCAGCCACTGCTTTCGAACAGGGTCAGGCGCGGTCGCCTCGTTCCGGGATGTATTGATGGTGAGTTGTATTTGTATGTCTATTGCTGCCGGCGGCCCGGGTGGCCAGAGCGTGGGCGAATCGCCTGGCCACCCGGGCATCACGTCAGTGTTGCGGCTCCATCCGTGGGGCGCCGGCGAGCGGTGGCGCCGATTCCAGGGGGATGAAGACCAGTTGCGTCTGGCCTTGTGTCCAGCTCGAATTATAGACGAAGACGGTGACGCTGCCCGGCGTGGTGGCCCGGAAGTAGAAGCGGCCCTGGGCCTGGGGGTTCGCCAGGTCGAGCGTCGTCACCGCGGGACCCGCGCAATCGGAGTCCGCGTAGAACTGGATGCCGGGGGAGGCAGGGCCCGCTGAAGTGATGTTGAAGGTCGTCGTGGAGGCGACGGCCAGGTTTCCGCTCGAATCCTGGGTCTGGACGATGATCGGGTCGGAGCAGAGTCCCACGGGGACCTGCCGCGGAGGGGTGAGGAAGGCAAGACTCGCGGCGGGACCCGCGAGCACATCCACGGCGAAGGTGGAGCCGGGGAGGGTGGCCGGGTCATACCCCGCGCCGGTGATGATGTTGGAGTGAATGACATTGGCCGTGCCCAGGTCCGAGATACCGGCCTGGTAGACGTAGCCATTCGTCACACCGTCGAAGTGGATCAGGTTGTCCACGACCTGGATGCTCGTCTGCACCGCCGGAGGGCTTTGGTCCTCGTTGCCCTGGGACAGGTAGACGCCGATGTCGTTGTTGAACAGTTGGTTGCCTTGAATGTGGACGTCCGAGGACAGCGGGCCCCCGTACAGCGGCCCACCGTAGACGAGGATGCCGCTGGCGACGCCCTCGCCGGTGTAGGAGTGCCCGGAGATGTTGTTGTTGACGATGTGTCCGGTGGCCCCGAGCCCGACCTGGATGCCGGACTGGGCGACGTTGCCGATGGGCCCCGAGCCCACCAGCCGGTTGTTGGTGATGTCCACCACGACGTCGCCAATGGCCACGACGCCGGCCTTCTGGTATCCCAGCAGGATGTTGTTCTGGACACCGACGTGTTGAGTCGGGCTCAACGGG from Myxococcus xanthus encodes the following:
- a CDS encoding M16 family metallopeptidase, encoding MRKVFGAVALAAFTGCATTQEAQKPETPPAVEAAKVEAPAEQPKLQVPVDYYKLDNGLKVVLSRDSSAPKAVVAVYYNIGFRIEPKDRTGFAHLFEHMMFQGSTNLGKMEFIRLIQKNGGVLNGSTRFDFTNYFEVVPSNTLEPILWAEADRMRGLDVTEENLKNQQGVVMNEVKVNVLNQPYGGFPWLDMPQVANSNWYNAHNFYGDLKDLEAASLEDVRAFFKTYYAPSNAALVIVGDFEPEQVKGWIQKYFGPLPSVAQPSKPDISEPRQTKEKRHDKQDKLAQRPALAVGYHMPDVGTPEYFAMALVDEVLLRGNDSALYQQLVQKKGLTGEVSGGVNQLGNHWNYNGPMQWTAYLFHDADTTTETLLAEIDGVVAQLQSQPIDAATLERARVKARSRLYGQLEGFLGFGRADLLASFALFFDDPARINRLESELMKVTPELIQKTAKEYLRRENRTVLTVTPAAATATKTQAP
- a CDS encoding M16 family metallopeptidase, yielding MTTHSIRTRLVAPALMVLGMLSAPAFAAAPVPAPTKEAPPAAAAPKPFKVPVRTEFKLDNGLEVSLLPYGDMPKVAIQLAIDTGNIHEKATETWLADLTGKLLSEGTTTRSAEQIAQAAAQLGGSLNIGTTMDQTFVGLEVLSESAPDAVALIADVIQNPAFPPAEVERVKGDLVREMAIYKSRPGTLADERLLQSLYGDHPYGRYFPPEAQLKGYTPEAVRAHYDANIGAARARLYVVGRFESASVEKAIRAAFTGWKAGPARLQNVPKQKVAKAVQFIDRPGSVQSTVRVAVKGLPPSSPDYVKQTVLNTLLGGYFSSRITANIREAKGYTYSPYSDVSTHLEDAYWVQNADVTTAVTGESLKEILKEVATLRKTPPPADELSAVQSYLAGSFLLQNSSRGGIINQLRFVDLHGLPDSYLQNYVQSVMAVTPEQVQQLAAKMLAREAMTFIVVGDQKVVAPQLKVVSPALK
- a CDS encoding glycosyl hydrolase family 18 protein; translated protein: MAMVLASGGSAAWAAQAEARPPAAVVDRDEGVPPERVSVTTNWIYRDAMEAPWQDYSWAPHSLTNTSPVAAGRYSISVTMRSREALYFNTSPLTSNAGMTLTLSVHGGTSGNNAVVLARAVVNGGITPGTELGPYCTGGRIRANTWTTCTVPISVLAPQGARLTGLVLQEGQGLSLPTLYFDELGVRMAEPPPPVGVAINPSSATVPAGGTQAFTATVTGSTNTAVTWSVQEGAAGGTITQAGLYTAPSTAGTYRVVATSQAAPTKSAVATVTVQSAPPPSGKWVSGYYTGWNSDLYPPEKVDFSALTHILVGRVTPNPDGTVNTQFDNSNGPAIARTLSTRAHAAGRKAIIMVGGAGEHDGWVGAASNANRARFVQNLLNAVDTFGYDGLDLNWEPVEQVDKPALLALIQALRAARPQMLLTMPIGWVNSNFPEDADPWFTNLVPHLDQMNVMTYEMTGPWGGWLSWYTSALTGESGNHPTSVSASLSAWANAGIPKSKLGMGIPFYGMAWRNITGPYQPYTDWSDYVGSDNSFTYSKILQLSATGVYHWDEAAKASYVTFDVPVEDGTVRWISYDSPQAIAAKGAFAHDNGYGGTIIWTINQGCTNPQTGANPLLDAVKGAFLP
- a CDS encoding right-handed parallel beta-helix repeat-containing protein, encoding MLIPDGYVLDGAGHFVIALDPPGDRFKGAIARNCGGSAFYMNLRLMLIELADVCDTGDDALVGIRFDNATGSVINTQIFNIRQGDGTGGCQEGIGIMIRNQDPLSPTQHVGVQNNILLGYQKAGVVAIGDVVVDITNNRLVGSGPIGNVAQSGIQVGLGATGHIVNNNISGHSYTGEGVASGILVYGGPLYGGPLSSDVHIQGNQLFNNDIGVYLSQGNEDQSPPAVQTSIQVVDNLIHFDGVTNGYVYQAGISDLGTANVIHSNIITGAGYDPATLPGSTFAVDVLAGPAASLAFLTPPRQVPVGLCSDPIIVQTQDSSGNLAVASTTTFNITSAGPASPGIQFYADSDCAGPAVTTLDLANPQAQGRFYFRATTPGSVTVFVYNSSWTQGQTQLVFIPLESAPPLAGAPRMEPQH